In Candidatus Methanosphaera massiliense, the following are encoded in one genomic region:
- a CDS encoding glycosyltransferase family 4 protein: protein MKIALIYDTAYPWVTGGAERRIYEIGTRLVVRGHDVHIFSLGYWMNTKEYAGQEVIKYKGITYHSLGKPMDLYTDNNTRSVREALYFARRVLSANFDDFDIVDCQGFPYFSCYTSKIKTFINETNLVITLHEIWNDYWYEYLGKKGFIGKIVEKGLLHLTDNVICVSELTYDNMIQNSNPSNACIIPNGVNIKDIVYIDPSDTYCDVLYAGRLIPEKHVDLLIDSIDIVRKKHPYVKCFIVGEGPSEDALRKQVSDLNLENNVFFKGFYEDQRDLYKTLKSSSLFVLPSLREGFGIVVIEANACGVPVVTVNAPMNASKDLVVHQNGWVINDNCENLAKIINQCISEGIPHQMRNKCREFAKKYDWNHITSLTENYYYDIVNKT from the coding sequence ATGAAAATAGCATTAATATATGATACTGCCTATCCATGGGTTACTGGAGGAGCAGAACGTAGAATTTATGAAATTGGAACTCGTCTTGTGGTTCGAGGACATGACGTTCATATTTTTTCTCTAGGCTATTGGATGAATACCAAGGAATATGCAGGACAAGAAGTTATAAAATATAAGGGAATAACATACCATAGTTTGGGAAAACCAATGGATTTATACACTGATAATAATACTAGGTCTGTTAGAGAGGCATTATATTTTGCTAGACGTGTATTAAGTGCTAACTTTGATGATTTTGATATAGTTGATTGTCAGGGTTTTCCATATTTTTCATGTTATACCAGTAAAATTAAAACATTTATTAATGAAACAAATCTTGTTATCACATTACATGAAATATGGAATGATTATTGGTATGAGTACCTGGGTAAAAAGGGATTCATTGGAAAGATTGTTGAGAAAGGACTTCTTCACTTAACTGATAATGTTATATGTGTATCAGAATTAACATATGATAACATGATACAGAACAGTAATCCTTCTAACGCTTGTATTATTCCAAATGGTGTGAATATTAAGGATATTGTCTACATTGATCCTAGTGATACTTATTGTGATGTATTATATGCGGGTAGATTGATACCTGAGAAACATGTGGATCTTCTCATTGATTCTATTGATATAGTTAGAAAGAAACATCCTTATGTTAAATGTTTTATTGTTGGTGAGGGACCATCAGAGGATGCTCTTAGAAAACAAGTGTCAGATTTAAATCTTGAAAATAATGTTTTCTTCAAAGGCTTTTATGAGGATCAGCGAGATTTATATAAGACTTTGAAAAGTTCATCTCTGTTTGTTTTACCATCACTTAGAGAAGGTTTTGGAATAGTTGTTATTGAAGCTAATGCTTGTGGTGTTCCTGTTGTTACAGTGAATGCTCCTATGAATGCTTCTAAGGATTTAGTGGTTCATCAAAATGGATGGGTCATTAATGATAACTGTGAAAATCTCGCAAAGATTATTAATCAATGTATTTCTGAGGGTATTCCTCATCAAATGCGAAATAAATGTAGAGAATTTGCTAAAAAGTATGATTGGAATCATATAACTAGTTTAACTGAAAATTATTACTATGATATTGTTAATAAGACATGA
- a CDS encoding glycosyltransferase family 2 protein: MKVSFVIPALNEEGVVGKTIRSIPVKEIEEAGYTVEIIVVNNNSTDNTAQEASDAGATVFLEEKRGYGNAYLRGFKEATGDIIIMGDADGTYPLEQSMDFINYLVDDNCDFVIGSRFDGTIEDGAMPALHQYIGNPLLTKMLNILFHSDYSDTHCGMRAFTREALDKMDLKAPGMEFAIEMVIEASEKGLHIKEVPIRYKKRGGGEAKLSSFDDGWRHVKYMLTRKFGKN; the protein is encoded by the coding sequence ATGAAAGTTTCATTTGTAATACCAGCTTTAAATGAAGAGGGAGTTGTAGGAAAAACTATACGAAGTATTCCTGTTAAAGAAATAGAAGAAGCAGGATATACTGTTGAAATAATAGTGGTTAACAATAATTCTACAGATAATACAGCTCAAGAAGCAAGCGATGCTGGTGCAACAGTATTTTTAGAAGAGAAAAGAGGATATGGTAATGCATACCTACGTGGTTTCAAGGAAGCTACAGGTGATATTATAATAATGGGTGATGCTGATGGAACCTATCCTTTAGAGCAGTCAATGGATTTCATAAATTATCTTGTTGATGATAACTGTGATTTTGTTATTGGTTCACGATTTGATGGTACTATTGAGGATGGTGCTATGCCTGCATTACACCAGTACATTGGAAATCCATTATTAACCAAGATGTTAAATATTTTATTCCACTCAGATTACTCGGATACTCATTGTGGAATGCGAGCTTTTACAAGAGAAGCATTAGATAAAATGGACTTAAAAGCACCCGGAATGGAATTTGCTATAGAAATGGTTATTGAAGCTAGTGAAAAAGGTTTGCATATAAAAGAAGTACCTATACGTTATAAAAAGCGTGGTGGTGGAGAAGCCAAACTCAGTTCATTTGATGATGGATGGAGACATGTTAAATACATGTTAACCCGTAAATTTGGCAAAAATTAA
- a CDS encoding glycosyltransferase family 4 protein, with translation MKKILLICHDIPSMTVGATLPFYHLIRNMEKDYDIHLISFDSGKYNISELEEYLSDYDTIAIPEYLSVKDQFIYTLKNMISLDNLHTRSFMNYYYHENMSKLIKNTLNESYDVIITDMPMAFYVKRVNIPKIVYAFDAVSNYNYNMYQKAKGIYSKIYWYLNYFKIHRYEKTYNCFDSCIVVNEKDKELLEKYIHTPIEVVANGVDTNYFKNSEAQSEKKLVFLGDMSTPPNNDAVTYFINEIYPLILEKETIPFYIVGRNPSTYIKSLEKDSHITVTGSVEDVRTYLKQGTIFITPMVSGTGIKNKILEAMSMNLPVVSTTRGISGIDATDGKEFILADDAITFKNSVIVLIHNDKLRNRISDNARLFVEKNYSWKRATHKIEKIIDEIVI, from the coding sequence ATGAAAAAAATACTATTAATCTGTCATGATATACCTTCCATGACTGTAGGAGCAACATTACCTTTCTATCATCTGATAAGAAACATGGAAAAAGATTATGATATCCATTTAATATCCTTTGATTCAGGTAAATACAATATTAGCGAACTTGAAGAATATCTTAGTGATTATGATACAATTGCAATTCCAGAATATTTATCAGTTAAAGATCAATTCATATATACTCTTAAAAACATGATATCATTAGATAACTTACATACACGTAGCTTTATGAACTACTATTATCATGAAAACATGAGTAAACTGATAAAAAATACTTTAAATGAATCATATGATGTTATAATTACAGATATGCCTATGGCATTCTATGTTAAACGTGTAAATATTCCTAAAATAGTGTATGCATTTGACGCTGTTAGTAATTATAATTATAACATGTATCAGAAGGCAAAAGGCATCTACTCTAAGATTTATTGGTATTTAAACTACTTTAAGATTCATAGATATGAAAAAACATACAATTGTTTTGATTCATGTATAGTTGTTAATGAAAAAGACAAGGAATTATTGGAAAAATATATTCATACGCCAATTGAAGTCGTTGCTAATGGTGTAGACACAAATTATTTTAAAAATAGTGAAGCTCAATCAGAAAAAAAATTAGTATTTCTTGGAGATATGAGTACACCACCAAATAATGATGCTGTAACGTATTTTATTAATGAAATTTATCCATTAATTCTAGAAAAGGAAACTATTCCCTTTTATATTGTTGGACGTAACCCTTCTACTTATATTAAAAGTTTAGAAAAGGATTCACATATAACTGTGACAGGTTCTGTTGAAGATGTTAGAACATACTTGAAACAGGGCACAATATTTATAACACCAATGGTTTCAGGTACTGGAATAAAAAATAAGATTCTTGAAGCTATGAGCATGAATTTACCAGTTGTATCAACAACAAGAGGTATAAGTGGAATAGATGCTACAGACGGAAAAGAATTTATATTAGCCGATGATGCAATTACCTTTAAAAATTCTGTTATAGTATTAATCCACAATGATAAGCTTAGAAATAGGATTTCAGATAATGCCCGATTATTTGTTGAAAAAAATTATTCATGGAAGAGGGCAACACATAAAATAGAAAAGATAATTGATGAAATAGTAATATAA
- a CDS encoding glycosyltransferase, with the protein MNILQIIPYFSFTRGGDVNVCYNLTKQLIKKGHTVTILTTTMDYNKEDTDKIPNLTMVPLPYVFNLALFIYSPKIKSWLKENIEEYDVIHLHELRSYQNNIVIKYAEKYNIPYVLQPHASTPKHISKSFIKNVYDKLYGNKIMQNASSVIAVSEEEAYYDKRMHAKDIELIYNGMNIEEYNQLPPQGTFRNKHINAPYILYLGRMDGLKGINHLIEAFSLLPEKYSEYKLVIAGKITNYKTVLDKIINDKKLENRVIFTGFIKEEDKISIYHDAEVFVNPVKYMGGVSITVFEALLSDTPVIVTPESGELIEKIGAGKIIEYGNIELLKTAMIESLEDKETTSTEIRKGQEYIKSNLQWSTVSDKIISVYEKVIGKRQ; encoded by the coding sequence ATGAACATATTACAAATTATTCCCTACTTCTCATTTACAAGAGGTGGCGATGTAAATGTATGTTATAATTTAACAAAGCAACTGATTAAAAAAGGACATACTGTAACCATACTAACCACAACCATGGACTATAATAAGGAAGATACTGATAAAATACCAAACCTTACAATGGTACCATTACCATACGTATTTAACTTAGCATTATTTATTTACTCTCCAAAAATCAAATCATGGCTTAAGGAAAATATTGAGGAGTATGATGTAATACATCTCCATGAACTCAGATCATACCAGAATAATATAGTAATTAAGTACGCAGAGAAGTATAACATCCCCTATGTATTACAGCCACATGCTTCAACACCGAAACACATTAGCAAATCATTCATCAAGAATGTATATGATAAATTATATGGAAACAAGATAATGCAAAACGCTAGTAGTGTTATAGCAGTATCTGAAGAAGAAGCATATTATGATAAACGGATGCATGCAAAAGATATAGAATTAATATATAATGGAATGAATATTGAAGAATATAATCAACTACCACCACAGGGAACCTTCAGAAACAAACATATTAATGCACCCTACATTCTGTATCTTGGAAGAATGGATGGATTAAAAGGAATAAATCATTTAATAGAAGCATTTTCATTATTACCTGAGAAATATTCAGAATATAAACTAGTAATAGCTGGAAAAATAACTAATTATAAAACAGTACTAGATAAAATAATAAATGATAAAAAATTAGAAAACAGGGTCATATTTACTGGATTTATAAAAGAAGAGGATAAAATAAGCATATATCATGATGCTGAAGTATTTGTAAATCCTGTCAAATATATGGGTGGCGTGTCAATAACAGTATTTGAAGCATTACTATCAGACACCCCTGTAATTGTAACACCTGAATCGGGAGAATTAATAGAAAAAATAGGTGCAGGTAAAATCATTGAATATGGTAATATTGAACTGTTAAAGACTGCCATGATAGAGTCTCTTGAAGATAAAGAAACCACGTCCACAGAGATTAGAAAAGGTCAGGAATATATTAAATCTAATCTACAATGGAGTACTGTTTCAGATAAAATAATATCAGTATATGAAAAAGTAATAGGAAAAAGACAATGA
- a CDS encoding glycosyltransferase: MKILVVQESDWIKRNPHQQHHLMELLGLRGHTIRVIDYEVDWKLDKKDSEYKYKSPRQVFEHYKKIYNTDNVTVIRPPLIKLPVLNYFSVLYYHRKEIKRQIKEFEPDVIVGFGILNANIAAKEAKKANIPFVYYFIDVLYKLIPEKHFRGLGKRITKNTIKRSSYVLTINRKLNETAVELGANPHKMSIIGAGINLNQFNYKKHNGYKIRQFYNIKNNDIVLFFMGFLYNFAGLKELALELGKNKEKYPNIKIMITGDGDALEALELIQRKYKLEDQMILTGRQKYKLMPDLIGASDICILPAYKDEEIMQDIVPIKIYEYMAMKKPVIATRLPGLVAEFGERNGIVYINTPEEVLKIVQQKFTNKREIINVGSAGYNFVKSNDWRNLTLQFEGILEDIVLDILLKDI; this comes from the coding sequence ATGAAAATATTAGTAGTGCAGGAATCTGACTGGATTAAAAGAAATCCTCATCAACAACACCACTTAATGGAATTACTAGGTCTAAGAGGACATACTATTCGTGTAATAGACTATGAAGTAGATTGGAAACTTGATAAAAAAGATTCTGAATATAAATATAAAAGCCCAAGACAAGTTTTCGAACATTACAAGAAAATATATAACACAGATAACGTTACTGTAATTAGACCACCATTAATTAAATTACCTGTACTAAATTATTTTTCAGTACTATATTATCACAGAAAAGAAATAAAACGCCAAATTAAGGAATTTGAACCAGATGTTATAGTAGGATTCGGAATATTAAACGCAAATATAGCTGCAAAAGAAGCTAAAAAAGCAAATATTCCATTTGTATACTATTTCATAGATGTATTATATAAATTAATTCCAGAAAAACATTTCAGAGGACTGGGTAAACGTATAACAAAGAATACTATAAAAAGATCATCATACGTGCTAACAATAAATAGAAAACTCAATGAAACAGCAGTGGAATTAGGTGCTAATCCACATAAAATGAGTATCATTGGAGCAGGAATTAACTTAAACCAATTCAACTACAAAAAACATAATGGATACAAAATACGTCAATTCTATAACATTAAAAACAATGATATAGTATTATTCTTCATGGGATTCCTATACAACTTTGCAGGACTTAAAGAATTAGCACTAGAACTAGGAAAAAACAAGGAAAAGTATCCTAATATAAAAATAATGATAACTGGTGATGGGGACGCACTCGAAGCACTAGAACTAATCCAGAGGAAATATAAATTAGAAGACCAGATGATATTAACTGGAAGGCAAAAATACAAGTTAATGCCTGATTTAATAGGAGCAAGTGACATCTGTATATTACCGGCATATAAAGATGAGGAAATAATGCAGGATATTGTACCAATAAAAATCTATGAATACATGGCGATGAAAAAACCAGTTATAGCAACAAGACTTCCAGGATTAGTAGCAGAATTTGGAGAAAGAAATGGAATAGTCTACATTAATACACCCGAAGAAGTACTTAAAATAGTACAACAAAAATTCACAAACAAACGCGAAATAATAAACGTAGGATCTGCAGGATACAACTTTGTAAAAAGTAATGATTGGCGTAATCTTACATTACAATTTGAGGGTATACTTGAAGACATAGTCTTGGATATTCTATTAAAAGATATATAA
- a CDS encoding NAD-dependent epimerase/dehydratase family protein: MIDVASAYEDQTILITGGAGCVGSNLTKKLAEYNPKKIIVLDNLSSAYTWNIPKLDCVEFIEGDICDDQVLKWVFKQNPDYVFHLAAHFANQNSVDKPELDLKVNGLGILKVLEYAQLTGVKRFVYSSSGCGVYGLESKMPFEEHDISISLHTPYQVTKLLGELYTNYFHNLYDLPIANARFFNVFGPGEVPGKYRNVIPNFMYWAMNGQALPITGNGSETRDWTYIDDILQGLTRLGVVEEAIGESINLGSGVDHRVIDMANKVNELCGNEAGVEYKERRNWDAKNKLLSSIDKAKRILDYKPQHTFEEGLENTHEWFVENWDNIQKSAEF, translated from the coding sequence ATGATTGATGTTGCTAGTGCATATGAAGACCAGACTATATTAATAACAGGAGGAGCAGGCTGTGTTGGAAGTAATTTAACAAAAAAGCTTGCAGAATATAATCCTAAGAAAATTATTGTATTAGATAACTTATCCTCAGCATATACATGGAATATACCAAAATTAGATTGTGTAGAATTCATAGAGGGAGATATATGTGATGATCAGGTATTAAAATGGGTATTCAAACAAAACCCTGATTATGTATTCCATTTAGCAGCACACTTTGCTAACCAAAATTCAGTAGACAAACCAGAGTTAGATTTAAAAGTAAATGGGCTAGGTATATTAAAAGTATTAGAATATGCACAGTTAACTGGAGTAAAAAGATTTGTATACTCTAGTAGTGGATGTGGAGTTTATGGATTAGAATCAAAAATGCCATTTGAAGAACATGACATTAGTATTAGTTTACACACACCTTACCAGGTTACTAAATTATTAGGAGAATTATACACAAACTACTTCCATAACCTATATGATTTACCAATTGCTAATGCTAGATTTTTCAATGTGTTTGGACCAGGAGAAGTTCCAGGAAAATACAGAAATGTTATACCAAACTTCATGTATTGGGCAATGAACGGTCAAGCACTACCTATAACTGGAAATGGTAGTGAAACACGTGATTGGACATATATAGATGACATACTTCAAGGATTAACAAGATTAGGAGTTGTTGAAGAAGCAATAGGAGAATCAATAAATCTTGGTTCTGGAGTAGACCATAGAGTAATTGATATGGCAAATAAAGTTAATGAATTATGTGGTAATGAAGCAGGAGTAGAATATAAGGAACGTAGAAATTGGGATGCTAAAAATAAACTCCTATCTTCAATAGATAAAGCAAAAAGAATTCTAGATTACAAACCACAACATACCTTCGAAGAAGGACTTGAAAATACACATGAATGGTTTGTAGAAAACTGGGATAATATACAAAAAAGTGCAGAATTCTAA
- a CDS encoding class I SAM-dependent methyltransferase — MNDKSYWEQYYKKNPNPVEPSTFARFTSGFLHPGNSLIELGCGNGRDSVFFAQNNLNVTAIDQVESEMDYLNHKYSLYNLDFKADDFTRLNSDKSYDYVYSRFTLHSINEEAESRVLKWIGSNLKDQGYFFLEVRSINDPMFQKGEKISDNENVTTHYRRYLNLEDTINKIEKCGLKIIYQLESQGLAVYKDDDPMLIRIVAQK, encoded by the coding sequence ATGAATGATAAATCTTACTGGGAACAATACTACAAAAAGAATCCTAACCCTGTAGAACCATCTACATTTGCTAGATTTACAAGTGGATTTTTACATCCAGGAAATTCATTAATAGAATTAGGCTGTGGAAATGGTAGGGACAGTGTATTTTTTGCTCAAAATAACTTAAACGTGACAGCTATTGACCAAGTAGAATCAGAAATGGATTATTTAAATCATAAATATAGTTTATATAATCTTGATTTTAAAGCAGATGACTTTACTCGCTTAAATTCTGATAAATCATATGACTATGTATACTCACGATTTACACTACATTCTATTAATGAAGAAGCAGAATCTAGAGTATTAAAATGGATAGGCTCAAATCTTAAAGATCAAGGTTACTTTTTCTTAGAAGTACGTAGTATTAATGATCCCATGTTTCAAAAAGGCGAAAAAATAAGTGATAATGAAAATGTAACAACTCATTATCGTAGATATTTGAATTTAGAAGACACAATCAACAAGATAGAAAAATGTGGATTAAAAATAATCTATCAATTAGAAAGTCAAGGATTGGCAGTATATAAAGATGATGATCCTATGTTAATTAGGATTGTTGCACAAAAATAA
- a CDS encoding LicD family protein produces the protein MVPVLSKLYQILPESIKNHPRMIELVQRFNNNNKFREIDSHYKMLDMIFASCDIKATGVMRQIQLLSLELLKLFDNICNKYDLEYWLDYGTLLGAVRHGGFVPWDDDIDIGMIREDYDKFVEIFPQEIEKLDSIKDNIIISKLTRPHDNLEDTNELDALNNNTFILFFQCAYKKPFVHFDVFPKEYIKDEGLTPERNNLETELQVELRNKIESGDWTFEEGLEVQRNKMKFCDERTNQISDAVDGLHNNIHNRIYKTEYVFPLKKIRFEHYEFSCPNNYKKYLPLIYGPEYMHIPRIALDHNTTGFVKNQFNNNEEEINQGFEEAIQKLKDINENFR, from the coding sequence ATGGTTCCAGTATTATCTAAATTATACCAAATATTACCAGAAAGCATAAAAAATCATCCACGTATGATTGAATTAGTACAGCGGTTCAACAATAATAACAAATTTAGGGAAATAGATTCTCATTATAAGATGTTAGATATGATTTTTGCTAGTTGTGATATAAAAGCGACGGGTGTGATGAGACAAATCCAATTATTATCACTAGAACTACTTAAATTATTTGATAATATCTGTAATAAATATGATTTAGAATACTGGCTAGATTATGGAACTTTACTTGGTGCTGTAAGACATGGTGGTTTTGTTCCATGGGATGATGATATAGATATTGGAATGATACGCGAGGATTATGATAAATTCGTTGAGATATTTCCACAGGAAATTGAAAAGCTTGACAGTATAAAAGATAACATAATTATATCTAAACTAACAAGACCACACGATAATTTAGAAGATACTAATGAATTAGATGCTTTAAATAACAATACATTTATACTATTCTTCCAATGTGCATATAAAAAACCATTTGTTCACTTTGATGTATTTCCTAAAGAGTATATAAAAGATGAAGGACTTACACCAGAACGTAATAACTTAGAAACAGAATTACAAGTAGAACTAAGAAATAAGATAGAAAGTGGTGACTGGACATTTGAGGAAGGTCTTGAAGTACAGAGAAATAAAATGAAATTCTGTGATGAGAGAACAAACCAGATTTCAGATGCTGTTGATGGTTTACATAATAATATTCATAATAGAATATATAAAACAGAATATGTTTTCCCACTTAAAAAAATTAGATTTGAACACTATGAGTTCTCTTGTCCAAATAACTACAAAAAATATCTGCCTCTAATCTATGGTCCAGAATATATGCATATTCCTCGTATAGCATTAGACCATAATACTACAGGATTTGTTAAAAATCAGTTTAATAATAATGAAGAAGAGATTAATCAAGGATTTGAGGAAGCAATACAAAAATTAAAAGATATAAATGAAAATTTTAGATAA
- a CDS encoding V4R domain-containing protein has product MIPINYYNTTKIKIYSTNKGIKIVDSPIKIQILNLLEGEISEADIVKETGKSKSTISVHLKNLIDEGIISFKSHPLDRRSKLFYIIADYIGEIYPDKIIYKLPETESDLESQDQLYIEILRQFKSILLIHGLQVEPLEVSTGQRIGEKIYSTFDYETIDDLIELVKNKFEQLNLGKIKISSIEPSIIIKNTGCHECFKLQYNIPTCNITKGILKGIFEKHFEKEVQVDEVECTSKYDDCCTFIIDY; this is encoded by the coding sequence ATGATTCCTATAAATTATTATAATACTACAAAGATTAAAATCTATTCTACGAATAAGGGAATAAAAATAGTAGATAGTCCTATAAAAATACAAATACTTAACTTATTAGAGGGAGAAATAAGCGAAGCTGACATAGTAAAAGAAACAGGAAAATCCAAATCAACAATATCTGTACACTTAAAAAATTTGATTGACGAGGGAATAATAAGTTTCAAATCCCATCCACTAGATAGGAGAAGTAAATTATTTTACATCATTGCAGATTACATTGGAGAAATATATCCAGACAAGATAATCTACAAATTACCAGAAACAGAGTCTGACCTCGAATCACAGGATCAATTATACATTGAAATACTCAGACAATTCAAGTCAATCTTATTAATTCATGGATTACAAGTAGAACCTCTAGAAGTATCAACAGGACAACGTATAGGCGAAAAAATATACAGTACTTTTGATTATGAAACTATAGATGATTTAATAGAATTAGTAAAAAATAAATTTGAACAATTAAATTTAGGAAAAATAAAAATAAGTAGTATTGAACCATCAATAATAATAAAAAATACTGGGTGTCATGAATGTTTCAAACTACAATATAATATTCCAACATGTAACATAACAAAAGGAATACTAAAAGGTATCTTTGAAAAACACTTTGAAAAAGAAGTTCAAGTAGATGAAGTAGAATGTACTTCAAAATATGATGATTGCTGTACTTTCATCATAGACTACTAG
- a CDS encoding glycosyltransferase family A protein — MISIICVYNNKEILDKYLIKSLENQDEDYELVLVDNREQLFTSAASALNYGASKANGDYFVFSHQDIYFSEEWIKDTVKQLEALDNMGIAGVAGKTTDSLVRGNIRQGINPVDLTQFKINKPELASTLDECLFIIPRTIFNKYPLDEKQCPDWHLYCVDYVYNIKNEGYNAYLIPSKLDHRSKGASMSESYYKTLPNLQKKYKKEKLIRTCMGDWFTFVPIRIQRLIKKYKKY, encoded by the coding sequence ATGATTAGTATTATATGTGTGTACAATAATAAGGAAATACTTGATAAATACTTAATAAAAAGCCTTGAAAACCAGGATGAAGATTATGAACTAGTACTTGTAGATAACAGAGAACAATTATTTACAAGTGCTGCTTCCGCTTTAAATTACGGGGCTAGTAAGGCTAATGGTGATTATTTTGTATTTAGTCATCAGGATATATATTTCTCAGAGGAGTGGATAAAAGATACTGTTAAACAATTGGAAGCTCTGGATAATATGGGTATTGCTGGTGTTGCTGGTAAAACTACTGATAGTCTTGTTCGGGGAAATATTAGACAGGGAATTAATCCTGTCGATTTAACACAGTTTAAGATTAATAAACCCGAGCTTGCCAGTACACTTGATGAGTGTTTATTTATCATACCTAGAACTATCTTCAATAAATACCCATTGGATGAAAAGCAGTGTCCTGATTGGCATTTATATTGTGTGGATTATGTTTATAATATTAAAAATGAGGGTTATAATGCTTATCTTATTCCATCAAAATTAGATCATCGTTCAAAGGGTGCTTCAATGTCTGAATCATATTACAAGACATTACCTAATTTACAAAAAAAGTATAAAAAAGAGAAATTAATCCGTACATGTATGGGAGACTGGTTTACATTTGTTCCTATTAGAATCCAGAGACTAATTAAAAAATATAAAAAATACTAG